One window from the genome of Jiangella alba encodes:
- a CDS encoding DUF3732 domain-containing protein: MTIKIQALHLYNRDGERRTLNFSPDSVNIITGRSGTGKSAVVDIIDYCLGSKRYNVAAGAVRLTVRHYALELTTRSGTILVARAAPAAGGKSTTQMHVSYREAGAVPPPVSELEPNADLNSAVGFLSRVTGIDENRTEVVGGTRAEFDATIRHALFFCIQEQREIANREILFHTQGEDFRPQTIRDVLPYFLGTVDPQYIGKRNLLRARERELRELERRSQDEHALARAPGRAAALLAEAIAVGLVSAPQDLSRAAVIETLAQVARSQAPEPQPVDRSDDLARLLDSREQLRGEYADTRAELRRLRRLVRYEDDFNGEAGERHGRLQALNLLRLPNVAFGTSACPVCASALADPITSVSEIQDHLEGVAREIADVSQDLPRLHQAVAASEIRLAELTESLAENQQGIDRIAESIELFESLRETSLQRAAIRGRTSLFLESVSRETEDAFVGDRIIELQREIDALKEDLDVDAAAERLAAALSRVSYRITDVANKLDLEHAPAPVRLDIRALTVVVDTAHGSYRLREIGSGENWLGYHLATLIGLHNHFSENDRPVPRFMVLDQPSQVYFPPDAADGDTLDDADHASLAQAFDELFRLTDEANGGFQVIVLEHADLDDARFQEAVVERWRADGQALIPQPWIDDLDSGDAG; this comes from the coding sequence ATGACCATAAAGATACAAGCACTACATCTGTACAACCGCGACGGCGAGCGCCGGACACTCAATTTCAGCCCCGACTCCGTAAACATCATCACCGGTCGATCAGGAACTGGAAAGAGCGCTGTTGTCGACATCATCGACTATTGCCTGGGCAGCAAACGCTACAACGTTGCCGCTGGCGCCGTCCGCCTAACCGTGCGTCACTACGCTCTTGAGCTCACTACGCGGAGCGGAACAATTCTCGTAGCCCGAGCCGCGCCCGCGGCAGGTGGCAAGTCAACGACCCAGATGCACGTCAGCTACCGGGAAGCCGGCGCCGTCCCACCGCCGGTCAGCGAACTCGAGCCAAATGCTGATCTGAACTCGGCGGTCGGCTTCCTTTCTAGAGTGACGGGCATCGACGAGAACCGCACTGAGGTTGTCGGCGGAACGCGCGCCGAGTTCGACGCAACAATTAGGCACGCGCTGTTCTTTTGCATACAGGAGCAGCGCGAGATCGCCAACCGCGAGATCCTGTTCCACACCCAAGGTGAAGATTTTCGACCCCAAACGATCAGAGATGTCCTTCCATACTTCCTTGGTACCGTCGATCCGCAATACATAGGGAAACGCAACCTATTGCGCGCACGAGAGCGCGAACTCCGCGAACTTGAGCGGCGAAGCCAGGACGAGCACGCGCTGGCGCGCGCCCCCGGAAGGGCCGCCGCCCTGCTAGCCGAGGCTATCGCCGTGGGATTGGTCTCGGCACCACAAGACCTGAGCCGAGCAGCGGTGATCGAGACCCTCGCGCAAGTCGCGAGATCTCAGGCGCCAGAGCCCCAACCGGTCGATCGTTCGGATGACCTCGCACGTCTTCTGGACTCCCGTGAGCAGCTTCGAGGCGAGTACGCCGACACAAGGGCTGAGCTGCGCAGGCTCCGGCGACTGGTCAGGTACGAGGACGACTTCAATGGAGAGGCAGGCGAACGTCACGGCCGACTTCAAGCGTTGAATCTCCTACGTCTCCCAAACGTTGCATTCGGCACCAGCGCATGCCCGGTATGCGCCTCCGCGCTGGCCGACCCAATCACCTCTGTGTCCGAGATCCAAGACCACCTGGAAGGGGTGGCCCGGGAGATCGCAGACGTCAGCCAAGATCTTCCCCGCCTTCATCAAGCAGTCGCGGCCAGCGAAATACGCCTGGCTGAGCTTACTGAGAGTCTTGCCGAGAATCAGCAGGGCATCGATCGGATCGCAGAAAGCATCGAGTTGTTCGAATCTCTCCGCGAGACCTCGTTGCAGCGTGCCGCCATACGGGGTCGCACGTCACTATTCCTTGAATCTGTCTCCCGCGAGACCGAGGATGCGTTCGTAGGTGACAGAATTATTGAGCTGCAACGCGAGATCGACGCGCTGAAGGAAGACCTCGACGTAGATGCCGCGGCAGAACGGCTGGCGGCGGCCCTCTCACGCGTCTCTTACCGTATTACGGATGTCGCAAACAAGCTCGACCTCGAACACGCTCCAGCGCCGGTCCGTCTCGACATCCGCGCCCTAACAGTCGTCGTCGATACGGCACACGGAAGTTATCGACTCCGGGAGATTGGGAGCGGCGAGAACTGGCTCGGCTATCACCTTGCGACCCTCATCGGTCTTCACAACCATTTCAGCGAGAACGACCGGCCGGTCCCAAGGTTCATGGTATTAGACCAACCATCGCAAGTATATTTTCCGCCCGACGCCGCTGACGGAGATACGCTGGATGACGCTGATCATGCCTCGTTGGCGCAGGCCTTCGATGAGCTCTTCAGATTGACTGACGAGGCGAATGGTGGTTTCCAAGTAATTGTGCTTGAACATGCAGACCTCGACGACGCACGTTTCCAAGAGGCAGTAGTCGAGCGATGGCGAGCAGACGGGCAGGCGCTGATTCCGCAGCCTTGGATAGATGACCTTGACTCCGGCGACGCTGGGTGA
- a CDS encoding three component ABC system middle component, giving the protein MTRRGSRHEAPEVSSLLNPALIALVLHRGSTTHRDENGAGLPFVYAPIVSAVSLYPAARATLTMSVATQFTTWIDRNPDIQLLLQPRIAGVVPFVREGLLFALTTDVLRLDSGALIPGAHGPTKTIRGASSDMEAVQRTAAYMGRWLARTGNVSTVCAMLGVTP; this is encoded by the coding sequence ATGACGCGCAGGGGGAGCCGACACGAAGCTCCAGAGGTCTCCTCGCTGCTGAATCCAGCGCTGATTGCACTCGTCCTCCACCGTGGATCAACCACACACCGCGACGAGAATGGCGCCGGCCTTCCGTTCGTATACGCGCCAATCGTTAGCGCCGTTTCCCTCTATCCCGCTGCTCGCGCGACTCTCACCATGAGTGTGGCTACGCAGTTTACGACCTGGATAGATCGGAACCCGGACATCCAGCTCTTGCTCCAGCCCAGGATCGCCGGCGTCGTGCCGTTCGTGCGTGAAGGTTTGCTGTTCGCGCTCACCACCGACGTGCTGCGACTTGACTCCGGGGCTCTGATCCCGGGCGCGCACGGCCCGACAAAGACAATCCGCGGCGCAAGCAGCGACATGGAGGCGGTGCAACGTACGGCCGCATATATGGGCCGCTGGCTTGCTCGCACCGGCAACGTCTCAACCGTCTGCGCGATGCTGGGAGTTACGCCATGA
- a CDS encoding ABC-three component system protein — MGANTMTSSTPTSGVFDASAAAAGYAMQIRYGLYEALKRLRVGLDWQISLEAGDDIEVQDAPGYANYFQIKHRAEGTNLTDASVDLWKSLRIWCQAVADSQIDLATASFILVTTSQAPSGSIASLLSSDLESRDVPEAARRLDAVIEASDSRTNAKAYAAWLGLDVDTRRALLGRLTIAASGPDIDDVHELLIAELTLSVRRAQVDAFVARLEGWWFQRCIGIFRGTQAAFISGEELDAYLGDLREGFLPENLPVDADIPSLEPALDAFTDHRFVRQVDLVGVGKSRIASAVRDYLRAYTQRSRWTRESLIIPDEIDRYERQLIEEWRYVFDRCADSLPDGASEALKSEVAKQIYQWVEEATAPPIRDRCTERFLVRGSLHMLADRVESGVGWHPEFTARLIALLEPAEI, encoded by the coding sequence ATGGGGGCCAACACCATGACTTCTTCGACGCCGACCTCTGGGGTCTTCGATGCCAGCGCCGCTGCAGCCGGGTACGCGATGCAAATCCGCTATGGCCTCTATGAGGCGCTGAAACGCTTGAGGGTCGGTCTCGATTGGCAAATTTCGCTGGAGGCCGGCGACGACATCGAGGTTCAAGATGCACCTGGCTACGCGAACTACTTTCAGATCAAGCACCGCGCTGAAGGCACGAACTTGACCGACGCGAGCGTCGACCTGTGGAAATCCCTGCGGATCTGGTGCCAAGCCGTGGCGGACAGTCAGATTGATCTCGCCACGGCCAGCTTCATCCTGGTGACAACTAGCCAGGCTCCCAGCGGAAGTATCGCTAGCCTTCTGTCAAGTGACCTCGAATCCAGAGATGTTCCGGAAGCCGCTCGCCGTCTTGACGCAGTAATCGAAGCTTCGGACAGCCGCACGAACGCGAAAGCGTATGCAGCGTGGCTCGGGCTCGATGTCGATACCCGGCGGGCCCTTCTCGGGAGACTCACAATCGCCGCGAGCGGACCAGATATCGACGACGTCCATGAATTGCTTATTGCTGAGCTGACGCTTTCGGTGCGGAGGGCTCAAGTCGATGCATTCGTTGCTCGCCTCGAAGGGTGGTGGTTTCAACGATGCATCGGGATATTTCGCGGGACACAAGCCGCCTTCATCAGCGGAGAGGAGCTCGACGCGTATCTCGGCGACCTACGAGAGGGGTTCTTGCCTGAAAATCTCCCTGTTGACGCAGACATCCCCTCTCTTGAGCCGGCCCTGGACGCCTTCACCGATCATCGGTTCGTGAGGCAGGTCGATTTGGTCGGCGTCGGAAAATCGCGCATCGCCTCGGCAGTGCGCGACTATCTCCGAGCGTACACACAACGATCCCGCTGGACTCGGGAATCACTTATAATTCCCGACGAGATTGACAGGTACGAACGTCAGCTCATCGAAGAGTGGCGTTACGTTTTCGATCGTTGTGCTGACAGCCTTCCCGATGGCGCGAGCGAAGCTCTGAAATCCGAGGTCGCCAAGCAGATCTACCAATGGGTCGAAGAGGCGACCGCACCCCCGATACGTGACCGATGTACCGAGCGATTCCTCGTACGCGGATCGCTTCACATGTTGGCCGATCGGGTTGAATCCGGAGTCGGATGGCATCCAGAATTCACCGCGCGGCTTATCGCTCTCCTCGAACCGGCGGAAATATGA